The genomic DNA ATCGTGAATTTGTGGACTGTTCCTGCATGTGTTGTCATGTGCTTTATGCAATATCCCATGCTCATGGAAAAGGGTTTTAATTCCTCTAGAGGtaactaatatatatgaatgtcTGTATATACTTTTTCCTTATGGAATGCAGAATCGCTGATGTTTgttacacacatatatattagtttcTAGACATTATAAACATGTACCTATGCGTATGTGTCTCAAATGCAGATGTTAGCAGTTCAACAGATGGCTATTTGGACATAATCGTTGATTGGATTCCAGGCATGAAAAATATGAGGCTACGGGACATCTCAAATTTCATTCGAACTACAAAAGCCGATGATATAATGTTTGAATTGGCCATTGATGCCATGAGCAGAGCCAATGAAGCCACAGCAACAGTGATTCACACTTTCGAACCGCTCGAGAAAGATGTCTTGGATGCTCTTCTGCCCATGTTTTCCGGGCCAGTTTATGCAATCGGTCCAGCGTCTCTGCTTCTCGATAGTATCCCTGAAGAAAAAGATCATACGAAGCATGTCGTTTGCAATCTGTGGATGGAAGATTCGGAATGTCTACGGTGGCTGGACTCGAAGGAACCAAGTTCTGTTCTTTACATAAACTTTGGAAGCATGGCGTTCTTGACACCGGAACAGTTGATTGAGTTTGCCATGGGGATTGCTAATAGCAAACGTTTGTTCCTATGGATAATCAGGCCTGATCTAGTGCATGGGGAAGCTGCGGATCTGCCTAAGGAGTTCGCCAAGAATACGAAGGGGAAAGGTTTCTTGACCAGCTGGTGCCCGCAAGAGAAAGTCCTCAACCACCCATCTATTGGAGGGTTTTTGACACACTGTGGGTGGAACTCGACAATAGAGAGCCTGTCTGCGGGGGTTCCGATGCTGTGCTGGCCTTACTTCGGGGACCAGTGGACCAACTGCCGATTCGTCTGCAGGGAGTGGGGGTGCGGATTGGAGATCGGGCACCATGTGAAGCGAGATGAAGTGGAGGAGCTTGTCAAGGAAATGATGGAaggagaaaagggaaaggagatgaagaagagggcTATGGAATGGAGGAAACTGGCTGAAGAGGCAACGGCATCTTCTGGCTCTTCTTCCCAATATTTGGATAGGCTCATCCATCATATCCTATCAAGATAATTCATGTTCACATATTTCAAATAACAGTCATAAGTAATGCCATTGCATCAGCTTGTGCCGAATTATTGGCTCAAGGAGGGCTTTCGgattatgatgatgatgattctaCCCCGCAATTATCCCATTTGCTGAAAGttacgaaaacatttgatatataataattataattataatttttctcacAAGAAATTATTCCATTTGGTAAAAGTTAAGAAAACATttgataatgatgatgataatgataataacaacaatctacacacatatatatataaagttgtatcccttacattaaataggattAGAAAggtaattttctaaatatcaTAAGGTCATAAAGGTAAATgtgtaaataatatttaggattaaaaaaatattatctcaaagaaaataaatactaTATTAATGATATATTTAGATGAATTAAATGCAAATAAAGAGTGAtgtaattgtaaatata from Punica granatum isolate Tunisia-2019 chromosome 2, ASM765513v2, whole genome shotgun sequence includes the following:
- the LOC116193826 gene encoding 7-deoxyloganetin glucosyltransferase-like codes for the protein MASDVPAKKPHAVCFPSPAQSHIKATLKLAKLLHCKGFHITFVNTELNHIRMLEAQGGLGFLDSLPSDFQFLAIPDGLPPSDAASTQDIAALCESARSFMKAPFCDLVEGLNERAALDTNFPAVSCIVSDGFMTFTTRPASEKLGVPIVNLWTVPACVVMCFMQYPMLMEKGFNSSRDVSSSTDGYLDIIVDWIPGMKNMRLRDISNFIRTTKADDIMFELAIDAMSRANEATATVIHTFEPLEKDVLDALLPMFSGPVYAIGPASLLLDSIPEEKDHTKHVVCNLWMEDSECLRWLDSKEPSSVLYINFGSMAFLTPEQLIEFAMGIANSKRLFLWIIRPDLVHGEAADLPKEFAKNTKGKGFLTSWCPQEKVLNHPSIGGFLTHCGWNSTIESLSAGVPMLCWPYFGDQWTNCRFVCREWGCGLEIGHHVKRDEVEELVKEMMEGEKGKEMKKRAMEWRKLAEEATASSGSSSQYLDRLIHHILSR